In Rhodopirellula islandica, a single window of DNA contains:
- a CDS encoding glycoside hydrolase family 5 protein, which translates to MSVRTPGVGFRLPQWLPVMVLFAAGLIGSSSTNLTAQSSDDEMATDGEMILFGENPQTNIHITSQNAQIERSPNGAVQLTVPPSNGYPNVQFNVTNTPLRLNTFDALEADVFNPGDQPVKVVLSTRNPRSQGRDGSSAAAATVPANSSGVIRVAFGSWHGQTDVVFDAAKIQSVSVMIEKPDQESSIVIQRIRAVSESRLLEQLKTTEFFRAQTPFFGRGVNIGNTLEAPREGDWGPRLEAKHLDQIQQAGFDSVRVPVRWSTHASNTSPYTIDPQFMQRVRWVVDEALRRDLKVMINIHHYEGLYADPEQHHDRFLALWRQIADEFAGAPDDLVFEVLNEPHENLDAGRWNRLMADSLPIIREQHPQRTIVVGPANFNSIEALQFLKLPEDRDNLVATFHYYSPFQFTHQGASWLGDESKQWKGTTWTGTPEQQKAVRNDLDRALRWSVENEIPIYLGEFGAYQEADIDSRNQWTRFVADEAIERRIGIAYWEFYSGFGIYDPQKDEWRPTLRDAILGK; encoded by the coding sequence ATGTCCGTTCGCACACCTGGTGTTGGTTTTCGTCTGCCCCAATGGCTCCCGGTCATGGTTCTTTTCGCAGCAGGGTTGATCGGGTCCAGCTCGACCAATCTCACCGCACAATCCTCCGACGATGAAATGGCCACGGACGGCGAAATGATTTTGTTTGGCGAGAATCCACAGACAAACATCCACATCACCTCTCAAAATGCCCAGATCGAACGTTCTCCCAATGGGGCGGTGCAGTTGACGGTTCCGCCCAGCAACGGGTACCCAAACGTGCAGTTCAATGTCACCAACACACCACTTCGTTTGAACACCTTTGATGCATTGGAAGCCGATGTCTTCAATCCAGGGGACCAACCGGTCAAGGTTGTGTTGTCGACTCGCAACCCGAGATCCCAAGGTCGCGACGGCAGCAGTGCCGCAGCGGCAACGGTGCCCGCAAACTCGTCGGGAGTGATTCGAGTCGCGTTTGGTAGCTGGCATGGTCAAACCGACGTGGTGTTTGACGCGGCAAAAATTCAGTCGGTGTCGGTCATGATCGAGAAACCTGATCAGGAAAGCTCGATCGTGATCCAACGCATTCGCGCAGTCAGCGAGTCTCGTTTGCTGGAACAACTCAAAACAACTGAATTCTTCCGAGCCCAAACGCCCTTCTTCGGTCGCGGGGTCAACATTGGCAACACCTTGGAAGCTCCCCGTGAAGGCGACTGGGGACCACGCTTGGAAGCCAAACACTTGGATCAGATTCAACAGGCTGGATTCGATTCCGTTCGTGTACCAGTTCGCTGGTCGACACACGCTTCGAACACTTCGCCGTACACGATCGATCCCCAGTTCATGCAGCGTGTTCGCTGGGTGGTCGACGAAGCACTTCGCCGGGATCTGAAAGTGATGATCAACATTCATCACTACGAGGGCTTGTACGCCGACCCTGAACAACATCACGATCGATTCCTCGCATTGTGGCGTCAAATCGCGGACGAATTTGCAGGCGCACCGGATGACCTGGTATTCGAAGTCCTCAACGAGCCTCACGAAAACTTGGACGCGGGCCGATGGAATCGCCTGATGGCGGATTCGTTGCCGATCATCCGTGAGCAACACCCCCAGCGAACGATCGTGGTTGGACCAGCCAACTTCAATTCCATTGAAGCGTTGCAGTTCCTCAAGCTCCCCGAAGATCGTGACAACTTGGTCGCGACCTTCCATTACTACTCGCCGTTTCAATTCACGCACCAAGGTGCCAGTTGGTTGGGCGATGAATCCAAGCAATGGAAGGGCACCACCTGGACCGGAACCCCTGAGCAACAAAAGGCCGTTCGCAACGATCTCGATCGAGCCTTGCGATGGAGCGTTGAAAACGAAATCCCGATCTATCTCGGTGAATTCGGTGCCTACCAAGAAGCCGACATCGATTCGCGAAACCAATGGACTCGTTTCGTCGCCGATGAAGCGATCGAGCGGCGAATCGGAATCGCCTACTGGGAGTTCTACTCCGGGTTCGGAATCTACGATCCTCAAAAAGACGAATGGCGACCAACCCTCCGCGACGCCATTCTCGGGAAGTAG
- a CDS encoding DUF1501 domain-containing protein, which yields MLNLTSRAKTHTCNGTTRRDFLQVGTLGALGFGLPQLLAAEAAGAAGKNTDRKSCIMIFNLGAPSQMDTFDPKPNAPAEVRGPFQTIATRGEFELTEILPKHAEIADKFSIVRSCYHTAAAVHDAGWQMLQTGRQFTGGVNYPHAGAVVEYLQGRRTDLPAHVVLPETMGRGGGNLPNGQAGGFLGKAYDPFALMADPSTANFKVPDLLPPASLPDVRIDRRRRMRDSIESHMARFEATESAKLFDANFEAAYRMMNSPEARMAFDLSKEPTAVRERYGMNRFGQCCLLARRLIEAGVRFVTINTFLTVFNEVTWDIHGSKPFTTIEGMKNIVAPMYDQAYSALITDLHDRGLLEDTMVCGLAEFGRTPKVNPAGGRDHWPQCFSCTFAGGGVVGGRAVGKSDPVGGVPADRPTNPGEIIATIFKAMDLDLHAELPGPGGRPFPLVDFGVREIKELFA from the coding sequence ATGTTGAATCTGACTTCGCGAGCCAAGACGCACACTTGCAACGGGACGACCCGTCGCGATTTTTTACAGGTCGGGACGCTTGGTGCGTTGGGGTTTGGCCTGCCGCAATTGCTGGCGGCGGAAGCAGCCGGGGCGGCTGGCAAGAACACCGATCGAAAATCTTGCATCATGATTTTCAATTTGGGTGCCCCCAGTCAAATGGACACCTTTGACCCCAAGCCGAACGCACCCGCGGAAGTCCGCGGTCCGTTTCAAACCATCGCGACTCGCGGGGAGTTTGAGCTGACGGAGATTCTCCCCAAGCACGCCGAGATCGCGGACAAGTTCTCGATTGTTCGCTCGTGTTACCACACGGCCGCCGCGGTTCACGATGCAGGATGGCAGATGCTGCAAACCGGTCGTCAATTCACGGGCGGTGTGAACTACCCACATGCTGGCGCGGTGGTGGAGTACCTGCAGGGACGCCGAACGGACTTGCCCGCTCATGTGGTGTTGCCAGAAACGATGGGTCGCGGCGGTGGGAACCTGCCCAACGGACAAGCCGGCGGTTTCCTCGGCAAGGCCTACGATCCGTTTGCGTTGATGGCGGACCCGAGCACGGCGAACTTCAAGGTTCCTGATTTGTTGCCACCGGCGTCGCTTCCCGACGTTCGCATTGATCGACGCCGACGCATGCGGGATTCCATCGAGAGCCACATGGCCCGATTCGAAGCCACTGAATCGGCGAAGCTGTTCGATGCCAACTTCGAAGCTGCCTACCGGATGATGAACAGCCCGGAAGCTCGGATGGCGTTCGACCTTTCCAAAGAACCCACCGCGGTTCGTGAACGCTATGGCATGAATCGCTTCGGCCAATGTTGTTTGCTCGCGCGTCGTTTGATCGAAGCCGGGGTGCGGTTCGTCACCATCAACACATTCTTGACCGTCTTCAACGAAGTCACCTGGGACATTCACGGCAGCAAGCCGTTCACGACCATCGAAGGCATGAAGAACATCGTGGCACCGATGTACGACCAAGCCTACTCGGCGTTGATCACGGATCTGCACGACCGCGGGTTGCTGGAAGACACGATGGTTTGCGGACTGGCCGAATTCGGACGCACGCCCAAAGTCAATCCGGCGGGCGGTCGAGACCACTGGCCGCAGTGTTTCTCGTGCACCTTTGCCGGCGGTGGGGTGGTCGGCGGACGAGCGGTCGGCAAATCCGATCCCGTCGGAGGCGTGCCCGCAGACCGTCCGACGAATCCAGGTGAGATCATCGCGACGATTTTCAAAGCCATGGATTTGGACCTGCACGCGGAGTTGCCGGGGCCCGGTGGCCGCCCGTTCCCTCTGGTCGACTTTGGCGTCCGTGAAATCAAGGAGTTGTTCGCGTGA
- a CDS encoding DUF1553 domain-containing protein, giving the protein MSSGIVSHAIAETAESSIVWLPPQINLSHAGDLQRVSLAESNDGNAGAVIDDVVVESSGPNIVQVIGQTLHAVSDGTVQVTATTKTGETTSIEVNVSGTGKPHPWSFRNDVQSVLAKQGCNMGACHGALAGKGGFVLSLRGYDSDADFRSITRQARGRRIEMADPGRSLLLAKPTGALPHKGGLRLDTDSRDYEILAQWIASGAAAPADEDALIERITVTPENAKLGLGDRSQVLVTAHYSNGGSRDVTHWAQFTATDEAVAGVDENGRVQINGSGEAAVLVWYASKVALARMTVPYPNQVETRVYASAPRRNFIDKLNLQQLETLQLPPSDRCDDASFLRRATLDTIGRLPTQSERTHYFSLPEHQRRDALIDQLLAAESFTDYWSYKWSDVLVINGNKLRPVAVKSYYDWLHESVRTNKPWDVLVREILTSTGSSATNGATNFFAVNQTPEEMTESACQSFLGLSIGCAKCHNHPLEKWTNDQYYAMANLFSRVRAKGWGGDSRNGDGLRQLYVSTSGELVQPNLGKAQPPAPLDSEPMAFDDPRDRREVLAEWLTEPSNPYFARSITNRIWANYFGRGLVEQVDDLRLSNPASNETLLDAASQHLIDARFDLKTLMRTILQSETYQRSSLSVAGNREDPMYLSHYAPRRLMAEVLLDSMDQVLGTSTSFTEIAFAGADKQKTEFYQAGTRAIELYDSAVDSYFLKTFGRNPREIVCECERDAEPSMVQVLHLSNGETLNPKLNDPASLPSLAATESWGRDEYLDTLFRRALSRVPTAAERRSLVSVMEEYGDDQITAMRDVAWSVLTSVEFTYNH; this is encoded by the coding sequence GTGAGTTCCGGCATCGTCTCCCATGCCATTGCTGAAACGGCTGAGTCATCGATCGTGTGGTTGCCTCCGCAAATCAATCTGTCACACGCGGGTGATCTCCAGCGTGTCTCGCTGGCGGAGTCGAACGATGGCAATGCGGGAGCAGTGATCGATGACGTCGTCGTTGAGTCGTCGGGTCCAAACATCGTGCAAGTGATTGGGCAAACATTGCACGCGGTTTCCGATGGGACGGTGCAGGTGACAGCCACCACGAAGACCGGTGAAACCACCTCGATCGAGGTGAACGTCAGCGGCACCGGCAAGCCCCATCCGTGGAGCTTTCGCAACGATGTCCAGAGCGTGCTCGCGAAACAGGGTTGCAACATGGGCGCGTGCCATGGTGCTTTGGCTGGCAAAGGAGGTTTTGTCTTATCGCTGCGAGGGTACGACAGCGACGCCGATTTTCGTTCGATCACTCGGCAGGCCCGCGGGCGTCGAATCGAAATGGCGGATCCGGGCCGCAGTTTGCTGCTCGCGAAACCGACCGGTGCATTGCCACACAAAGGCGGTCTGCGTTTGGACACGGATTCGCGAGACTACGAGATTCTGGCTCAATGGATCGCAAGTGGGGCTGCGGCTCCCGCAGACGAAGATGCGTTGATCGAGCGGATCACGGTGACACCGGAAAATGCGAAGCTGGGTCTCGGCGATCGCTCGCAGGTCTTGGTGACCGCTCACTACAGCAATGGTGGTTCACGCGACGTGACGCATTGGGCACAGTTCACGGCCACGGACGAAGCCGTTGCGGGAGTCGACGAAAACGGTCGCGTTCAAATCAACGGCAGTGGTGAAGCCGCGGTGTTGGTTTGGTATGCCAGCAAAGTTGCTCTGGCTCGGATGACGGTCCCGTATCCGAATCAAGTCGAAACGCGTGTGTACGCGTCCGCACCGCGTCGCAATTTCATTGATAAACTGAACCTGCAGCAGCTTGAAACCTTGCAATTGCCGCCTTCGGATCGGTGTGACGACGCAAGCTTTCTTCGACGCGCGACACTGGACACGATTGGACGCCTGCCCACTCAGTCCGAACGCACTCACTACTTCTCTTTGCCGGAGCACCAGCGTCGTGACGCCCTGATCGATCAGCTCTTGGCTGCCGAGTCGTTCACGGACTATTGGTCGTACAAGTGGTCCGATGTGTTGGTCATCAACGGCAACAAACTGCGTCCCGTCGCGGTCAAGTCCTACTACGACTGGCTTCACGAGAGCGTCCGCACCAACAAGCCCTGGGACGTGCTGGTTCGAGAAATCTTGACTTCCACCGGCAGCAGTGCCACCAACGGAGCCACCAACTTTTTCGCGGTCAACCAAACGCCCGAGGAGATGACCGAAAGTGCGTGCCAGTCGTTCCTCGGACTCTCCATTGGATGTGCCAAGTGCCACAACCATCCACTTGAAAAATGGACCAACGACCAGTACTACGCGATGGCGAATCTGTTCTCGCGAGTGCGAGCAAAGGGCTGGGGCGGCGACTCTCGCAATGGCGATGGGCTGCGGCAATTGTACGTTTCAACCTCGGGGGAATTGGTTCAACCCAACCTCGGCAAGGCTCAACCGCCGGCCCCGCTGGATTCGGAGCCGATGGCATTTGATGACCCTCGCGACCGAAGGGAAGTTTTGGCGGAGTGGTTGACGGAACCGTCCAACCCATACTTCGCTCGCTCGATCACCAATCGCATTTGGGCCAACTACTTTGGGCGAGGTTTGGTCGAGCAGGTCGACGATCTCAGGCTCAGCAATCCGGCCAGCAACGAAACACTGCTGGACGCCGCCTCACAGCATTTGATCGATGCCCGGTTTGATCTCAAGACGTTGATGAGGACGATTCTGCAGAGCGAAACCTATCAACGCAGCAGTTTAAGCGTTGCGGGAAATCGGGAGGATCCAATGTATCTCAGCCACTATGCACCGCGACGTTTGATGGCGGAAGTCTTGCTGGATTCGATGGACCAAGTCCTGGGAACGTCGACCTCGTTCACCGAGATCGCTTTCGCAGGAGCCGACAAGCAGAAGACGGAGTTTTACCAGGCGGGAACGCGAGCGATTGAGCTCTATGATTCAGCCGTGGATTCGTACTTTCTGAAGACGTTTGGCCGCAACCCTCGCGAAATTGTTTGTGAGTGCGAGCGGGATGCCGAGCCGTCGATGGTTCAGGTGTTGCATCTCTCCAATGGCGAAACCCTGAATCCAAAGTTGAACGATCCAGCGAGTCTGCCAAGTCTCGCGGCGACCGAAAGCTGGGGCCGTGACGAATACCTGGACACGCTTTTCCGACGGGCTTTGTCGCGAGTGCCAACCGCGGCGGAACGTCGATCTTTGGTGTCCGTCATGGAGGAATACGGTGACGACCAAATCACTGCGATGCGAGACGTCGCCTGGAGCGTGTTGACCAGCGTTGAGTTCACTTACAACCACTGA